In a single window of the Pithys albifrons albifrons isolate INPA30051 chromosome 19, PitAlb_v1, whole genome shotgun sequence genome:
- the GAA gene encoding lysosomal alpha-glucosidase gives MGPGPGVTAALLVLLVPSAARPGPAPAACELPPGGRFDCGPERLLARADCEARGCCYSPGPAPGPPWCFFPRGQRSYRAENLTATAHGFSARLRRVAAAFVPGAVDELRLDLALETPTRLRFTLRDPARPRYEVPLDTPRPSGRAASTLYGLRVNQDPFGLVVCRQRGGTVLLNTTVAPLFFADQFLQISTSLPSHLISGLGEHLTPLVLNTSWTRVTLWNRDMAPAPQVNLYGSHPFYLVMEDDGSAHGVFLLNSNAMDVLLQPSPALTWRTTGGILDFYIFLGPDPKSVVRQYLDVVGFPFMPPYWGLGFHLCRWGYSSTDITRQVVANMTAARFPQDVQWNDLDYADAKRDFTFNKKSFKDYPEMVRDFHRCGLRYIMIVDAGISSSGPPGTYKPYDEGLKRGVFIRNATGQPLIGKVWPGPTVFPDFTNPETHEWWHDMVKDFHDQVPFDGMWLDMNEPSNFVEGSQDGCPQNNLEQPPYVPGVFGGRLQAGTICVSSQQYLSTHYNLHSLYGLTEAIASHNALLRVRGKRPFVISRSTFAGHGRYAGHWTGDVGSNWEQLYYSVPEVLLFNLFGVPLVGADICGFAGDTSEELCVRWTQLGAFYPFMRNHNDHGTRPQEPYSFSPAAQTAMRNALRLRYSLLPFLYTLFHRAHTAGETVARPLFLEFPTDPNTWTVDRQLLWGGGLLITPVLEAGKTKVSGYFPAGTWYSLAGDSTIHSKGQWILLPAPLDTINVHVRAGHILPLQEPAFSTAQSRSRGMALVVALTPDGSARGDLFWDDGESWETFERGDYTEILFLATHGAVLSQLLRVSAHLDGVLLEAVTVLGVTSPPRQVLANGAIVGDFSYRSDTQVLRVPVSLPMWEQFVISWS, from the exons ATGGGGCCGGGCCCGGGGGTCACGGCCGCGCTGCTGGTGCTACTCGTGCCCTCCGCGGCCCGGCCtggccccgcgcccgccgcctgCGAGCTGCCCCCGGGCGGCCGCTTCGACTGCGGCCCCGAGCGGCTGCTGGCGCGGGCGGACTGCGAGGCGCGGGGATGCTGCTACAGCCCCGGGCCTGCCCCGGGCCCGCCCTGGTGCTTCTTCCCCCGCGGCCAGCGCAGCTACCGCGCCGAGAACCTCACGGCCACGGCCCACGGCTTCTCCGCCCGCCTGCGCCGCGTGGCCGCCGCCTTCGTGCCGGGCGCGGTGGACGAGCTGCGGCTGGACCTGGCGCTGGAGACGCCGACCCGCCTGCGCTTCACG CTGCGGgacccggcccggccgcggTACGAGGTGCCGCTGGACACGCCGCGGCCGAGCGGCCGAGCCGCCTCCACGCTCTACGGGCTGCGGGTCAACCAGGACCCCTTCGGGCTCGTCGTGTGCCGCCAGCGCGGCGGGACCGTCCT GTTGAACACCACCGTCGCCCCCCTCTTCTTCGCAGACCAGTTCCTGCAGATctccacctccctgccctcccattTAATTTCTGGGCTGGGGGAACACCTGACACCTCTGGTCCTCAACACATCATGGACCAGGGTCACCCTCTGGAACCGGGACATGGCACCTGCG ccccaggtcAACCTCTACGGCTCCCACCCTTTCTACCTGGTGATGGAGGATGATGGATCAGCCCACGGTGTCTTTCTGCTGAACAGCAACGCGATGG AcgtgctcctgcagcccagcccggccctgACCTGGCGCACAACAGGCGGGATCCTGGACTTCTACATCTTCCTGGGCCCTGACCCCAAGAGTGTGGTGCGGCAGTACCTGGATGTGGTCG GGTTCCCCTTCATGCCCCCGTACTGGGGTCTGGGCTTCCACCTCTGCCGTTGGGGCTACTCCTCCACCGACATCACCCGGCAGGTCGTGGCCAACATGACAGCAGCTCGCTTCCCCCAG GATGTGCAGTGGAATGACCTGGATTACGCAGATGCCAAGAGGGATTTCACCTTCAATAAGAAAAGCTTTAAGGACTACCCAGAGATGGTGCGCGACTTCCACCGCTGTGGGCTGAGGTACATCATGATCGTG GATGCTGGGATCAGCAGCTCAGGACCCCCAGGCACCTACAAGCCCTACGATGAGGGACTGAAGCGAGGGGTGTTCATCCGAAATGCCACGGGGCAGCCTCTGATCGGGAAG GTCTGGCCAGGCCCAACAGTCTTCCCAGACTTCACCAATCCAGAGACTCACGAGTGGTGGCATGACATGGTGAAGGACTTCCACGACCAAGTGCCCTTTGATGGCATGTGGCTT gaCATGAATGAGCCCTCAAACTTCGTGGAGGGCTCCCAGGATGGCTGCCCCCAAAACAACCTGGAGCAGCCCCCCTATGTGCCAG GTGTGTTTGGGGGACGCCTGCAAGCCGGGACCATCTGTGTCTCCAGCCAGCAGTACCTGTCCACCCACTACAACCTGCACAGCCTGTACGGGCTGACCGAGGCCATCGCCTCCCACAA cgcGCTGCTGAGGGTCCGGGGCAAGCGCCCCTTCGTCATCTCACGCTCCACGTTTGCTGGGCACGGTCGCTATGCTGGACATTGGACAGGGGATGTTGGCAGCAACTGGGAGCAGCTCTACTACTCCGTGCCAG AGGTTCTGCTCTTCAACCTCTTTGGGGTGCCTCTGGTGGGTGCTGACATCTGCGGCTTCGCGGGTGACACGTCCGAGGAGCTGTGCGTGCGCTGGACCCAGCTGGGCGCCTTCTACCCCTTCATGCGGAACCACAACGACCACGGCACGCGG ccacaggagccCTACAGCTTCAGTCCGGCTGCCCAGACTGCCATGAGGAATGCCCTGCGCCTCCGCTactccctcctgcccttcctctaCACCCTGTTCCACCGGGCTCACACTGCTGGGGAGACAGTGGCACGGCCCCTCTTCCTCGA gtTCCCCACAGACCCCAACACCTGGACTGTGGACCGCCAGCTCCTGTGGGGTGGGGGGTTGCTCATCACCCCTGTGCTGGAGGCAGGAAAGACCAAAGTCAGCGGCTACTTCCCGGCGGGGACGTGGTACAGCCTGGCAGGG GACTCCACCATCCACAGCAAAGGGCAGTGGATCCTCCTGCCAGCGCCCCTGGACACCATCAACGTGCATGTCCGTGCAGGGCACATCCTGCCCCTGCAG GAACCCGCGTTCAGCACTGCCCAGTCCCGCAGCAGGGGCATGGCCTTGGTCGTGGCGCTGACCCCGGATGGCTCTGCCCGGGGAGACCTGTTCTGGGACGatggggagagctgggagaCCTTTGAGAGGGGGGACTACACCGAGATCCTCTTCCTGGCCACGCAC gGTGCCGTGCTCAGCCAGCTGCTGCGGGTGAGTGCCCACCTCGATGGGGTCCTGCTGGAGGCCGTGACTGTGCTCGGTGTCACCAGCCCTCCCCGGCAAGTCCTGGCCAACGGTGCCATCGTGGGTGACTTCTCCTACCGCAGTGACACCCAG GTGCTGAGAGTCCCTGTGTCACTGCCCATGTGGGAGCAGTTTGTGATCTCTTGGTCCTGA